The following proteins come from a genomic window of Pyxidicoccus sp. MSG2:
- a CDS encoding imelysin family protein: MPRFPRSLRLTLRPVLAAGALLLGACSDDGDSNPTPETVDSAVISTFVDQVVVPTYQELATRLTALDTAARALQADPSATRLETARNAWFAAREPWEESEAFLFGPVDSYGFDPALDSWPVNRTDLDAVLASGDALTPEYVRNLQETQKGFHTVEYLLFGEGGAKKATEFNARQFEYLTAITAEMKSISSSLSDAWTKGYDGKPAYRNTLANAGQSGNTAYPSTQAAAQEMVGGITNILDEVANGKIADPYDAKDPNLVESQFAYNSLSDFSNNIDSVLHAYRGFASSTATAEHSLRTVVGVDSALDKRIISEIDAAKAALAAVPEPFRDSIRDPASSGRIEAAQAAIRKLQATFETEVLPLVTR; this comes from the coding sequence ATGCCCCGCTTCCCCCGCTCCCTTCGCCTCACCCTGCGCCCCGTGCTCGCGGCCGGCGCGCTGCTGCTCGGCGCCTGCTCCGACGACGGCGACTCCAACCCCACGCCGGAGACGGTGGACTCGGCCGTCATCAGCACCTTCGTGGACCAGGTGGTGGTGCCCACCTACCAGGAGCTCGCCACCCGCCTGACGGCGCTGGACACGGCCGCCCGGGCCCTGCAGGCCGACCCCTCCGCGACACGCCTGGAGACGGCGAGGAACGCGTGGTTCGCCGCGCGCGAGCCGTGGGAGGAGAGCGAGGCGTTCCTCTTCGGCCCGGTGGACAGCTACGGCTTCGACCCGGCGCTGGACAGCTGGCCGGTGAACCGCACGGACCTGGACGCGGTGCTCGCCAGCGGTGACGCGCTGACGCCCGAGTACGTCCGCAACCTGCAGGAGACGCAGAAGGGCTTCCACACGGTGGAGTACCTGCTCTTCGGCGAGGGCGGCGCGAAGAAGGCCACCGAGTTCAACGCACGCCAGTTCGAGTACCTCACCGCCATCACCGCGGAGATGAAGTCCATCTCCTCGTCGCTGTCGGACGCGTGGACGAAGGGCTACGACGGCAAGCCGGCGTACCGGAACACGCTGGCCAACGCGGGGCAGTCCGGCAACACGGCCTACCCGTCCACGCAGGCGGCGGCCCAGGAGATGGTGGGCGGCATCACCAACATCCTGGACGAGGTGGCCAACGGGAAGATTGCCGACCCGTACGACGCGAAGGACCCGAACCTCGTGGAGAGCCAGTTCGCGTACAACTCGCTGAGCGACTTCAGCAACAACATCGACAGCGTGCTGCACGCGTACCGCGGCTTCGCAAGCTCGACGGCGACGGCGGAGCACTCGCTGCGGACCGTCGTCGGGGTGGACTCGGCGCTGGACAAGCGCATCATCTCCGAGATTGACGCGGCCAAGGCGGCGCTCGCCGCGGTTCCCGAGCCCTTCCGCGACTCCATCAGGGACCCGGCGTCCTCGGGTAGAATCGAGGCCGCGCAGGCCGCCATCCGCAAGCTCCAGGCCACCTTCGAGACGGAAGTGCTGCCCCTGGTGACTCGCTGA
- a CDS encoding di-heme oxidoredictase family protein: MRRALTVGALLLWATGCGEEAPGAPSEPPRAGGATTIDDRTSLAFAQPAPNLLPEDQERHRLGDAAFEAVFVPGPAPVNPGLGPTYNNTSCNGCHLRNGRGMPVMGSGPQRTQLLVRVSLPDGTPDHPNGAVPVPGFGFQVQDQSNYGVQPEAAVALEWMETPGRYADGTSYSLRAPRVSITPRNGSTLPERLLTSLRLPPPVFGLGLLEAVDVSTLRALEDADDRNGDGVSGRLNEVWDVAARALAPGRFGWKANSPHLAQQSAEAYVNDMGVTNPLFPETDGTHEISRDTLDAAVFYAQSLGVPARTALDDAEVRRGEGLFKTLGCEQCHRETLETGAHAVTELEHQRIHPYTDLLLHDMGPALADGRPDGAASGAEWRTPALWGLGLTQTVLPYAAFLHDGRARTLEEAILWHGGEAETSREGFRVLSAVDRAALVEFLGSL; the protein is encoded by the coding sequence ATGCGACGTGCATTGACGGTGGGAGCGCTGCTGCTGTGGGCCACGGGCTGTGGGGAGGAGGCGCCGGGAGCGCCGTCCGAGCCGCCGCGCGCGGGAGGCGCGACCACCATCGATGACCGCACGTCGCTGGCCTTCGCCCAGCCCGCGCCCAACCTGCTGCCCGAGGACCAGGAGCGGCACCGGCTGGGCGACGCGGCCTTCGAGGCGGTGTTCGTGCCCGGCCCCGCCCCCGTCAACCCGGGGCTGGGGCCCACCTACAACAACACGTCCTGCAACGGCTGCCACCTGCGCAACGGGCGCGGCATGCCGGTGATGGGCTCCGGCCCGCAGCGCACGCAGTTGCTGGTGCGGGTGAGCCTGCCGGACGGCACGCCGGACCACCCCAACGGCGCCGTGCCGGTGCCGGGCTTCGGCTTCCAGGTACAGGACCAGTCCAACTACGGCGTGCAGCCCGAGGCCGCCGTCGCGCTGGAGTGGATGGAGACACCGGGGCGCTACGCGGATGGCACGTCGTACTCGCTGCGCGCGCCGCGGGTGAGCATCACCCCGAGGAACGGCTCCACGCTCCCCGAGCGCCTGCTGACGTCGCTGCGGCTGCCCCCGCCCGTGTTCGGCCTGGGACTGCTGGAGGCGGTGGACGTGTCCACGCTGCGGGCGCTGGAGGACGCGGATGACCGGAACGGGGACGGCGTCTCCGGCCGGCTGAACGAGGTCTGGGACGTGGCGGCCCGCGCGCTGGCGCCGGGGCGGTTCGGTTGGAAGGCGAACAGCCCGCACCTCGCGCAGCAGTCCGCGGAGGCGTACGTCAACGACATGGGGGTGACCAATCCCCTCTTCCCCGAGACGGACGGCACGCACGAGATTTCGCGCGACACGCTGGACGCGGCCGTCTTCTACGCGCAGTCGCTGGGGGTGCCAGCGCGCACGGCGCTGGACGACGCGGAGGTGCGGCGCGGCGAGGGGCTCTTCAAGACGCTGGGCTGCGAGCAGTGCCACCGCGAGACGCTGGAGACGGGCGCGCACGCGGTGACGGAACTGGAGCACCAGCGCATCCACCCGTACACGGACCTGCTGCTCCACGATATGGGCCCGGCGCTCGCGGACGGCCGGCCGGACGGCGCGGCCTCGGGTGCGGAGTGGCGCACGCCCGCGCTGTGGGGCCTGGGACTGACGCAGACCGTGTTGCCCTACGCGGCATTCCTGCACGACGGCCGGGCCCGCACGTTGGAGGAGGCCATCCTCTGGCACGGCGGCGAGGCGGAGACGTCGCGCGAGGGCTTCCGCGTGCTGTCCGCCGTCGACCGCGCGGCGCTGGTGGAGTTCCTCGGCTCGCTCTGA
- a CDS encoding DUF507 family protein — protein sequence MRLYPKVIPIISREGIQQLMQDGDIEVEPMRVADAEMDLSAIMREYLANEERVNQATREALERRGYDYSKFNQVKREMADVRGFKMGDEGIEYVINQMIEFLLISRNVEEVYAADNVLRQKIFAVMKRHLDVDDEIDKEARSRLKHLQEGTSAFDIEYNKTVEQIRRARGLI from the coding sequence ATGAGGCTGTATCCGAAGGTGATCCCGATCATCTCGCGCGAGGGAATTCAGCAGCTCATGCAGGACGGGGACATCGAGGTGGAGCCGATGCGCGTGGCTGACGCCGAGATGGACCTGTCCGCCATCATGCGCGAGTACCTCGCCAACGAGGAACGTGTGAACCAGGCGACGCGTGAGGCGCTGGAGCGTCGCGGATATGACTACTCGAAGTTCAACCAGGTGAAGCGCGAGATGGCGGATGTTCGCGGCTTCAAGATGGGCGACGAGGGCATCGAGTACGTCATCAACCAGATGATTGAGTTCCTGCTCATCAGCCGGAACGTCGAAGAGGTATACGCCGCCGACAACGTGCTGCGTCAGAAGATCTTCGCGGTGATGAAGCGGCACCTGGACGTGGACGACGAGATCGACAAGGAGGCCCGCTCCCGGCTGAAGCACCTGCAGGAGGGCACCAGCGCCTTCGACATCGAGTACAACAAGACGGTCGAGCAGATCCGCCGCGCCCGGGGTCTCATCTAG
- the uvrC gene encoding excinuclease ABC subunit UvrC, protein MDVKLQEKLDALPTEPGVYLMKDRRGQIIYVGKAVNLRNRVRSYFTRTGDTRVFVSLLDQLLGDLETVLVHNEKEALLLENELIKKHKPRFNVLLKDDKQFISLRLDRTQAYPRLEVVRKYEKDGARYFGPYSSAGAIRETLRIINRYFRLRTCTDHVLANRKRPCLLFQIGRCPAPCVHPVPEEDYRRSVDEVTMFLEGKASELVEGLRLRMKRASQELKFEEAARLRDQLSAIERSLERQKVATTDFKDQDVFALHREGDRILFYVLWVRQGRLNGGQAFPFGSQEFPDAELLSSFVNLYYDHGSFVPEEVLLPLEPDDGTEGLEALLSERKGERVRLMVPKRGEKHDLVLMAVKNAEQAFLERRRTKDETDGVLSRLQQRLGLRNFPRRMECFDISHFQGSAIVASQVAVTDGDTDKSRYRKYKIKTLDKQDDFASMYEVVTRRLKRGLEDNDLPDLLVIDGGKGQLASAHAAMKDLGVDTVDVVGLAKSRDLEVFDRDAESAKSPERVFVVGRKDPIVLQQNSAEMFMLTRMRDEAHRFAITFQKQVLRKSRVRSALEDIPGVGEVRRKMLLRHFGSLKRVGDASIEELAEVVGPAVAERVHAGLHGHPEEDAEDPVRQASLDDASEPVNEKSQGGSPPGAA, encoded by the coding sequence ATGGACGTGAAGCTCCAGGAGAAGCTGGACGCCCTTCCCACCGAGCCCGGCGTGTACCTGATGAAGGACCGCCGGGGGCAGATCATCTACGTGGGCAAGGCGGTGAACCTGCGCAACCGCGTGCGCTCGTACTTCACGCGCACCGGGGACACGCGCGTCTTCGTGTCACTGTTGGATCAGTTGCTGGGCGACCTGGAGACGGTGCTCGTCCACAACGAGAAGGAGGCGCTGCTCCTCGAGAACGAGCTGATCAAGAAGCACAAGCCGCGCTTCAACGTCCTGCTCAAGGACGACAAGCAATTCATCTCCTTGCGGCTCGACAGGACGCAGGCGTACCCGCGCCTGGAGGTGGTGCGCAAGTACGAGAAGGACGGCGCGCGCTACTTCGGTCCGTACTCCAGCGCGGGCGCCATCCGCGAAACGCTGCGCATCATCAACCGCTACTTCCGGCTGCGCACCTGCACGGACCACGTGCTGGCCAATCGCAAACGGCCCTGCCTGCTGTTTCAGATTGGCCGCTGCCCCGCGCCGTGCGTGCACCCCGTCCCCGAGGAGGACTACCGCCGCAGCGTGGACGAGGTGACGATGTTCCTCGAGGGCAAGGCCAGCGAGCTGGTGGAGGGACTGCGCCTGCGCATGAAGCGCGCGTCCCAGGAACTGAAGTTCGAGGAGGCCGCGCGCCTGAGAGATCAGCTCAGCGCGATTGAACGCAGCCTGGAGCGGCAGAAGGTGGCCACCACCGACTTCAAGGACCAGGACGTGTTCGCCCTCCACCGCGAGGGGGACCGCATCCTGTTCTACGTCCTCTGGGTGCGGCAGGGCCGACTCAACGGCGGGCAGGCCTTCCCCTTCGGCAGCCAGGAGTTCCCGGACGCGGAGCTGCTCTCCTCGTTCGTCAACCTCTACTACGACCACGGCAGCTTCGTGCCGGAGGAGGTGCTCCTGCCGCTGGAGCCTGACGACGGCACCGAAGGCCTGGAGGCGCTGCTCAGCGAGCGCAAGGGCGAGCGTGTCCGGCTGATGGTGCCCAAGCGCGGTGAGAAGCACGACCTGGTGCTGATGGCGGTGAAGAACGCCGAGCAGGCCTTCCTCGAGCGCCGCCGCACCAAGGACGAGACGGACGGCGTGCTCTCCCGCCTCCAGCAACGGCTGGGCCTGCGCAACTTTCCGCGCCGCATGGAGTGCTTCGACATCTCGCACTTCCAGGGCTCCGCCATCGTCGCTTCGCAGGTGGCGGTGACGGACGGCGACACGGACAAGTCGCGCTACCGCAAGTACAAGATCAAGACGCTGGACAAGCAGGATGACTTCGCCAGCATGTACGAAGTGGTGACGCGCCGGCTCAAGCGGGGGTTGGAGGACAATGATCTGCCGGATCTGCTCGTCATCGACGGCGGCAAGGGCCAGCTCGCCAGCGCCCACGCGGCCATGAAGGACCTGGGCGTGGACACCGTGGACGTGGTGGGCCTCGCCAAGAGTCGTGATCTGGAGGTCTTCGACCGGGACGCGGAGAGCGCGAAGAGCCCCGAGCGTGTCTTCGTGGTGGGGCGTAAAGACCCCATCGTCCTCCAGCAGAACTCCGCGGAGATGTTCATGCTCACGCGAATGCGGGACGAGGCGCACCGCTTCGCGATCACCTTCCAGAAGCAGGTGCTGCGAAAGAGCCGGGTGCGCTCGGCGCTGGAGGACATTCCCGGGGTGGGGGAGGTGCGGCGGAAGATGTTGCTGCGCCACTTTGGTTCGCTCAAACGGGTGGGTGACGCCTCCATCGAGGAATTGGCGGAGGTGGTGGGGCCCGCGGTGGCCGAGCGGGTCCATGCGGGACTCCATGGCCACCCGGAGGAGGACGCGGAGGACCCGGTACGTCAGGCGTCCCTGGACGACGCCAGCGAACCGGTGAACGAAAAATCGCAGGGAGGGTCGCCACCCGGTGCAGCGTGA
- the uvrB gene encoding excinuclease ABC subunit UvrB: MPDFQIVSDHKPEGDQPRAIGELTEGVLRGDRYQTLLGVTGSGKTFTMANVIANVKRPSLVIAHNKTLAAQLYGEFKTLFPNNAVEYFVSYYDYYQPEAYVPSTDTFIEKDSSINDNIERMRHSATHSLRTRDDVIIVASVSCIYGLGAARSYVDLAVRAGVGEEMGRDTFMRRLVEAQYERNDLDFHRGTFRARGDTVEVFPAYEEERAVRVSFFGDEVEKITEFDPLRGVTMGALDKIVIFPASHYVAGEEVRKRALTTIRDELSEQLQAFKRDGKLLEAQRLEQRTMFDLEMIEQVGYCSGIENYSRHFSGRAPGEPPPCLIDYFPRNLMVFIDESHQTVPQIGAMYRGDRARKETLVSFGFRMPSALDNRPLKFGEFEELVPQVLFVSATPSEYELQKSHGVVVEQIIRPTGLTDPEVETRPVGNQVDDLLEEVRLRVARKERVLVTTLTKRMAEDLTEYYADVGVRVRYLHSDIDAIERMAIIRDLRKGEFDVLVGINLLREGLDIPEVSLVAILDADKEGFLRSHVSLIQTIGRAARNLHGRVIMYSDSITDSMKKALDETTRRRDIQRTYNQEHGITPRSVKSNITDLSEHSAYDAGDAGALPMAAEGEDDLLEPKEIKRLIAEFTKDMLAAADEMQFEKAAEYRDRVQLLKDMDLGLKPASRSLLKAPAKKAEDEPARGRGKGRGRGGGGAGARARGRR; the protein is encoded by the coding sequence ATGCCGGACTTCCAGATCGTCAGTGACCACAAGCCCGAGGGCGACCAGCCGAGGGCCATTGGAGAGCTCACGGAGGGCGTCCTGCGGGGCGACCGCTACCAGACCCTCCTGGGCGTCACGGGTTCGGGCAAGACCTTCACCATGGCGAACGTCATCGCCAACGTGAAGCGCCCGTCGCTGGTCATCGCGCACAACAAGACGCTGGCCGCCCAGCTCTACGGCGAGTTCAAGACGCTCTTCCCGAACAACGCCGTCGAGTACTTCGTCTCGTACTACGACTACTACCAGCCCGAGGCCTACGTCCCCTCGACGGACACCTTCATCGAGAAGGACTCGTCCATCAACGACAACATCGAGCGGATGCGCCACTCGGCCACCCACTCGCTGCGCACGCGCGACGACGTCATCATCGTCGCCTCGGTGTCCTGCATCTACGGCCTCGGCGCGGCCCGCAGCTACGTGGACCTGGCGGTGCGCGCCGGCGTGGGCGAGGAGATGGGCCGCGACACCTTCATGCGCCGGCTGGTGGAGGCCCAGTACGAGCGCAATGACCTCGACTTCCACCGCGGCACCTTCCGCGCGCGCGGCGACACCGTCGAGGTGTTCCCCGCGTACGAGGAGGAGCGTGCCGTGCGCGTCTCCTTCTTCGGCGATGAGGTGGAGAAGATCACCGAGTTCGACCCGCTGCGCGGCGTGACGATGGGCGCGCTGGACAAGATCGTCATCTTCCCCGCGAGCCACTACGTGGCCGGGGAGGAGGTGCGCAAGCGCGCCCTGACGACCATTCGCGACGAGCTCTCCGAGCAGCTCCAGGCCTTCAAGCGTGACGGCAAGCTGCTGGAGGCGCAGCGGCTGGAGCAGCGCACCATGTTCGACCTCGAGATGATTGAGCAGGTCGGCTACTGCAGCGGCATCGAGAACTACTCGCGCCACTTCTCAGGCCGCGCTCCGGGCGAGCCGCCCCCGTGCCTCATCGACTACTTCCCGCGCAACCTGATGGTCTTCATCGACGAAAGCCACCAGACGGTGCCACAGATTGGCGCCATGTACCGGGGAGACCGCGCGCGCAAGGAGACGCTGGTCAGCTTCGGCTTCCGCATGCCCAGCGCACTCGACAACCGCCCGCTGAAGTTCGGTGAGTTCGAGGAACTGGTGCCCCAGGTCCTCTTCGTCTCCGCGACGCCGTCCGAGTATGAGCTGCAGAAGTCCCATGGCGTGGTGGTGGAGCAGATCATCCGCCCCACCGGCCTGACGGACCCGGAGGTGGAGACGCGTCCGGTGGGCAACCAGGTGGACGACCTGCTCGAAGAGGTGCGCCTGCGCGTGGCCCGCAAGGAGCGCGTCCTGGTGACGACGCTCACCAAGCGCATGGCGGAGGACCTCACCGAGTACTACGCCGACGTGGGCGTGCGCGTGCGCTACCTGCACTCGGACATCGACGCGATTGAGCGCATGGCCATCATCCGCGATCTGCGCAAGGGCGAGTTCGACGTGCTGGTGGGCATCAACCTGCTGCGCGAGGGCCTGGACATCCCCGAGGTGTCGCTGGTGGCCATCCTCGACGCGGACAAGGAAGGCTTCCTGCGCAGCCACGTGTCGCTCATCCAGACCATCGGCCGCGCGGCGCGCAACCTCCACGGCCGCGTCATCATGTACTCGGACAGCATCACCGACTCCATGAAGAAGGCGCTGGACGAGACGACGCGCCGCCGCGACATCCAGCGGACGTACAACCAGGAGCACGGCATCACCCCGCGCTCCGTGAAGAGCAACATCACCGACCTGTCCGAGCACAGTGCCTACGACGCGGGGGACGCGGGCGCCCTGCCCATGGCCGCCGAGGGCGAGGACGACCTGCTCGAGCCCAAGGAGATCAAGCGGCTCATCGCGGAGTTCACCAAGGACATGCTCGCCGCCGCGGACGAGATGCAGTTCGAGAAGGCCGCCGAGTACCGCGACAGGGTGCAGTTGCTCAAGGACATGGACCTGGGGCTCAAGCCCGCCTCGCGCTCGCTCTTGAAGGCTCCCGCGAAGAAGGCGGAGGACGAGCCGGCGCGAGGCCGCGGCAAGGGCCGGGGGCGCGGAGGCGGTGGTGCTGGGGCGCGGGCTCGGGGCCGTCGGTAG
- a CDS encoding M28 family metallopeptidase yields the protein MKHLVPLLLALCAVPALAQRTPLVTPAEKAASAVIVPDVLRAHVRFLAHDLLEGRGPGTRGDALAQAYIAAQFEALGLKPAGTDGSYFQQFDLVGITSHPKGLTFRAPQGTVELKFHEDFIAVSGVQAPEAKLEDSELVFVGYGIQAPEYEWDDFKGMDLRGKTLLILNNDPEDDPKLFAGRTRLWYGRWDYKYEQAAKVGAAGAIIIHTTPSAGYPWQVVQTSWTGEQFELPATEGPRTQVKAWTTEAATRRVLELAGRDLDALRAAAQQRDFQPVPLGVKVSARFTSEVRRRPTANVLAMLPGSDPKLSQQVVLYSAHHDHLGMKQGGKPGEDTIYNGALDNAAGVAAMLSVAKAFRELPQPPRRTILFAAVAAEEQGLLGSQYLAEHPPVPAGRVAANINIDGANIHGRTKDLTVIGLGKSSLDATITGLAKTQGRVVKADQLSDRGFFYRSDQFNFAKQGIPAAYFGSGMDFVGRPEGWGKQQREAWEAKHYHQPSDELRPEWDLTGAVEDVRLFFLLGANVARAPEMPRWNKGDEFEAARLESLEALKGGASK from the coding sequence ATGAAGCATCTGGTGCCCCTGCTCCTCGCCCTCTGTGCCGTCCCCGCGCTCGCGCAGCGCACGCCGCTCGTCACGCCCGCGGAGAAGGCCGCGTCCGCGGTCATCGTCCCGGACGTGCTGCGTGCGCACGTGCGCTTCCTCGCCCACGATTTGCTCGAGGGCCGGGGCCCCGGCACCCGTGGAGACGCGCTGGCGCAGGCGTACATCGCCGCGCAGTTCGAGGCGCTGGGCCTCAAGCCCGCGGGCACGGACGGCTCGTACTTCCAGCAGTTCGACCTGGTGGGCATCACCAGCCACCCGAAGGGCCTCACGTTCCGCGCGCCGCAGGGCACGGTAGAGCTGAAGTTCCACGAGGACTTCATCGCCGTCTCCGGCGTGCAGGCGCCCGAGGCGAAGCTGGAGGACTCCGAGCTCGTCTTCGTGGGTTACGGCATCCAGGCCCCCGAGTACGAGTGGGACGACTTCAAGGGGATGGACCTGCGCGGCAAGACGCTGCTCATCCTCAACAACGACCCCGAGGACGACCCCAAGCTCTTCGCGGGCCGCACGCGCCTCTGGTACGGCCGCTGGGATTACAAGTACGAGCAGGCCGCGAAGGTGGGCGCGGCGGGCGCCATCATCATCCACACCACGCCCAGCGCGGGCTACCCGTGGCAGGTGGTGCAGACGTCGTGGACGGGGGAGCAGTTCGAACTGCCCGCCACCGAGGGGCCGCGCACGCAGGTCAAGGCGTGGACCACCGAGGCCGCCACGCGCCGTGTGCTCGAGCTCGCCGGCAGGGACCTGGACGCGCTCCGGGCCGCCGCGCAGCAGCGGGACTTCCAGCCGGTGCCGCTCGGCGTGAAGGTGTCCGCGCGCTTCACCAGCGAGGTGCGCCGCAGGCCCACCGCCAACGTGCTGGCGATGCTGCCCGGCAGCGACCCGAAGCTCTCCCAGCAGGTGGTGCTCTACAGCGCGCACCACGACCACCTGGGCATGAAGCAGGGCGGGAAGCCGGGCGAGGACACCATCTACAACGGCGCGCTCGACAACGCGGCCGGCGTGGCGGCGATGCTGTCGGTGGCGAAGGCCTTCCGCGAGCTGCCCCAGCCGCCGCGCCGCACCATCCTCTTCGCCGCCGTGGCCGCGGAGGAGCAGGGCCTGCTGGGCTCGCAGTACCTCGCCGAGCACCCACCCGTGCCGGCCGGCCGCGTCGCCGCCAACATCAACATCGACGGCGCCAACATCCACGGCCGTACGAAGGACCTCACCGTCATCGGTCTGGGCAAGTCCAGCCTGGATGCCACCATCACCGGCCTGGCGAAGACGCAGGGCCGGGTGGTGAAGGCGGACCAGCTCTCCGACCGGGGCTTCTTCTACCGCTCGGACCAGTTCAACTTCGCCAAGCAGGGTATCCCCGCCGCGTACTTCGGCAGCGGCATGGACTTCGTGGGGCGGCCGGAAGGCTGGGGCAAGCAGCAGCGCGAGGCGTGGGAGGCGAAGCACTACCACCAGCCCTCCGACGAGCTGCGTCCGGAGTGGGACCTCACCGGTGCGGTGGAGGACGTGCGCCTCTTCTTCCTGCTGGGCGCGAATGTCGCCCGGGCTCCGGAGATGCCGCGCTGGAACAAGGGCGACGAGTTCGAGGCCGCCCGCCTGGAGTCCCTGGAGGCGCTGAAGGGGGGCGCGTCGAAGTAG
- the cysS gene encoding cysteine--tRNA ligase, giving the protein MTPPAIRLFNTMTMQKELLEPATPGEVGVYVCGPTTYSYIHIGNARTFTSFDVVVRYLRHRGFKVRYVRNYTDVDDKIIKAAAETGETAVELSNRYVEIFREDARGLHLLEPDVSPKVSEHIPEIIGIIQKLVDNGHAYASQGDVYFSVSSDPDYAKLSKRHLDELCVGERVQPGEQKREPLDFALWKAAKPGEPAWESPWGPGRPGWHIECSAMSAKYLGETFDIHGGALDLIFPHHENEIAQSESANRKPFAKYWMHCGFLDLEGAKMSKSLGNVVRLRDALSKVDAEALRFFFLSTHYRHPLNFADKALADAEARLEYFYETLRKVDDRVAGKDFGKGPLHGEPHRYFAEFESAMDDDFNSAGALGALSGLFVLMNELVDKPPVKDKALVGRTLQALREDVRRVSGILGIFEDDAGPWLLRRRDRAVRERGIDVAEVERLLGERTAARAAKDFAAADRVRGALKEKGVEIMDTPAGTTWKVAPAQG; this is encoded by the coding sequence GTGACCCCGCCAGCCATCCGGCTCTTCAACACGATGACCATGCAGAAGGAGCTGCTGGAGCCCGCCACCCCTGGCGAGGTCGGGGTCTATGTGTGTGGTCCTACTACGTACAGCTACATTCACATCGGCAACGCGCGCACCTTCACCTCCTTCGACGTGGTGGTGCGGTACCTCCGCCACCGGGGGTTCAAGGTGCGCTACGTCCGCAACTACACCGACGTGGACGACAAGATCATCAAGGCCGCCGCGGAGACGGGCGAGACGGCGGTGGAGCTGTCGAACCGCTACGTGGAGATCTTCCGCGAGGACGCGCGGGGGCTGCACCTGCTGGAGCCGGACGTCTCGCCGAAGGTGAGCGAGCACATCCCCGAAATCATCGGCATCATCCAGAAGCTCGTCGACAACGGCCACGCGTACGCGTCCCAGGGCGACGTGTACTTCTCCGTGAGCAGCGACCCGGACTACGCGAAGCTCTCCAAGCGCCACCTGGACGAACTGTGCGTGGGCGAGCGCGTCCAGCCGGGCGAGCAGAAGCGCGAGCCGCTGGACTTCGCGCTGTGGAAGGCCGCCAAGCCGGGTGAGCCCGCCTGGGAAAGTCCCTGGGGACCGGGCCGGCCGGGCTGGCACATCGAGTGCTCGGCGATGAGCGCGAAGTACCTGGGCGAGACGTTCGACATCCATGGCGGGGCGCTGGACCTCATCTTCCCCCACCACGAGAACGAGATTGCCCAGAGCGAGTCCGCCAACCGCAAGCCATTCGCGAAGTACTGGATGCACTGCGGCTTCCTGGACCTCGAAGGCGCGAAGATGTCCAAGTCGCTGGGCAACGTGGTGCGCCTGCGCGACGCCCTGTCCAAGGTGGACGCGGAGGCCCTGCGCTTCTTCTTCCTCTCCACGCACTACCGCCACCCGCTGAACTTCGCCGACAAGGCGCTGGCGGACGCGGAAGCGCGCCTGGAGTACTTCTACGAGACGCTGCGCAAGGTGGACGACCGCGTGGCGGGCAAGGACTTCGGCAAGGGGCCGCTCCACGGCGAGCCGCACCGCTACTTCGCCGAGTTCGAGTCCGCCATGGACGACGACTTCAACAGCGCGGGCGCGCTCGGCGCGCTGTCCGGCCTCTTCGTGCTGATGAACGAGCTGGTCGACAAGCCGCCGGTCAAGGACAAGGCGCTGGTGGGCCGCACGCTCCAGGCCCTGCGCGAGGACGTGCGCCGGGTCTCCGGCATCCTTGGCATCTTCGAGGACGACGCGGGCCCGTGGCTCCTTCGCCGTCGAGACAGGGCGGTGCGTGAGCGGGGCATCGACGTGGCGGAGGTCGAGCGTCTGCTCGGCGAGCGGACCGCCGCGCGGGCCGCGAAGGACTTCGCCGCGGCGGACCGGGTGCGTGGCGCGCTGAAGGAGAAGGGCGTGGAAATCATGGACACGCCTGCTGGGACGACGTGGAAGGTGGCCCCGGCGCAGGGCTGA